Proteins encoded together in one Vanessa tameamea isolate UH-Manoa-2023 chromosome 28, ilVanTame1 primary haplotype, whole genome shotgun sequence window:
- the LOC113391900 gene encoding mucin-2-like: protein MEHIQILLLLCITTVLGNPCMNWTLNSLPYPSDCQSYIVCWLSKPYVRSCPNNLYYDVRSDTCQPVVATMCCNISLSFVTQKPTLPPVPDEISTYKKRPELPFTRGILPPLTSSTTPFDVTDKTTITYQTSEPPGPTGKDTSQETTTTKSSVTISTTPSTTVYFPSSTLTNTASTNHETQSLFTITIPSDVTRKQTDVPISTTYERSTSQKETTELLSSTEPSTWKPKPTEFDLTTLINKETTVQPSIPTASHEITTTESSMSTARATRVTSSTIKLNETSTENLTSKVPLSSTTESSIFSSNTDFLLTSTSLSDISTSISDTTNYPSTKERVITEQTTKIKPTTNLITTSPTEHITSSHTATVISETSTGINTRETEIAVVTTEQTLPVKITTPANELSTKTDSTPSITLPSLKTSTGTHATEEMITNKLTTAFIAPPTVPSIIVTTPSTTELYSTNTELTIETVTEPHVTNTTTPSSKYTTEYNLPSTPHTLVPTTSKKPDNEIQITTKIDSTVQVTSTEKSVTSTESSSTGISTNAITELSSTGTTQESSSSKPSTSANTDIDILTTIRPVIKTTEQLITESTAMPKTIVTEDIDISGTTAEPHETPIIFSTTLPPVTPAVTPELLTTSTGYNLPSKSVTDTSVTDTFEYPTTASVDNDILTTIRPIIKTTEQLITESTDMPKTIVTEDMDISGTTSEPHETPIIFSTALPPLTTAVTRELLTTSTGYNLPSKSVTDTSVTDTFEYPTTASVDNDILTTIRPIIKTTEQLITESTDMPKTIVTEDMDISGTTSEPHETPIIFSTALPPLTTAVTPKLLTTSTGHNLPSKSVTDTSVTDTFEYPTTASVDNDILTTIRPIIKTTEQLITESTDMPKTIVTEDIDISGTTSEPHETPIIFSTALPPLTTAVTPKLLTTSTGHNLPSKSVTDTSVTDTFEYPTTASVDNDILTTIRPIIKTTEQLITESTDMPKTIVTEDIDISGTTAEPHETPIIFSTALPPLTTAVTPELLTTSTGHNLPSKSVTDTSVTDTFEYPTTASVDNYISTIRPIIKTTELLITESTKAPQTTLTKGIDISSTTLEPHETTPKSAVTYEPPITSSEHLTNAPIITNQTLPYLSTKPSTASESVSSTSNEIDTTTLSIKSTLPSVSTKVTPDLAITTPESFSTPTMLTTREKQSTVTELVTFTSNADDFSSQTSTITSSPIITKLTEAITDNKLTSTIHPLPPLTSTESISTMTPGLSTTHKGMITMTTETDQSTEYVSTKVTSEPTEQTTVFLHSSTLLTTPTHATITLTNLTTTQNSLSTATESSATISPRVTSLPVSPGSTQHTATETQPIPSITATSASISDITSTIMKATEQIITTSSGATREDTSPSALTTGKGITATTSNAYPMTDSISTSEMEPIVTKWSTKDFSLTTRLTPPSITSVQPDLTTKREKFITTPSTMKTEPAKTTTNPYTEKVSTYTTPVSTFVTELTEISSSTILPQTEINKSTTPSISTTIITESTSSEETPKISTYTIIDTTAPIEKMETTTNSYTLHTSTMKGESSTSSSSAESSTIAITEKSSTNTTQETSTSESPTTASLNIDISTAKSPETKTTQLLTSESITITEDTSNPTSEPHEPTISISTSLPTSSSAITYEPLITSTEHSTNLPIITKQTLPSLYTRLSTTSETVTSTPSEFDTTTLSIKSTLPSVSTKVTPDLAITTPESFSTPTMLTTREKQSTVTEPVTFTSNTDNFSSPTTPFTTSPIITILTETTQRDNELPSTLRPLLPITSTKSTSESTPGLSTISKEAITMTPESTAYVSTDAAFGPTEQTTVLHSSTLLTTPTDSTITSMDSTTTQNSLSTASESSASINIDLTTYLPDTPTQQTTTETQPKTIMTTTTSIATSTPVASSTGSEITVTSTTKIEPTANEMTTKETTTEFAMTLPSSTTTISEPTVTTVISNPTLPPNNKKYTIPSIETSTEIEMTTTETTTDQYTAPTTSSKMRSLPPIPPTESPCEYYEKSHSAALKPHPLPLCRQSDDYQYPDLHDCSFYYKCFEGSMTKVKCRNNYEFSPRALRCMPAPEARCHKNLTLNQQQVYLDYFVLFNNAQKSYATK, encoded by the exons ATGG AGCACATACAAATCCTGCTCCTATTATGTATAACAACGGTTTTGGGTAACCCGTGCATGAACTGGACGTTGAACTCCTTGCCATACCCAAGCGATTGCCAGAGCTACATAGTATGTTGGCTATCAAAACCTTATGTGCGGTCATGTCCGAACAACTTGTACTATGACGTGAGATCAGAT ACTTGCCAGCCTGTCGTAGCAACTATGTGTTGTAATATATCACTCTCATTTGTAACTCAAAAGCCGACCTTACCTCCAGTCCCAGATGAAATCAGCACATATAAAAAGAGGCCTGAACTTCCATTCACAAGAGGTATTTTACCACCTCTTACATCAAGTACGACCCCTTTCGACGTAACCGACAAGACTACAATAACTTACCAAACTTCAGAACCACCAGGTCCTACTGGAAAAGATACTTCACAAGAAACAACTACAACTAAATCTTCTGTAACTATATCCACTACTCCCAGCACAACAGTATATTTTCCGTCATCTACTCTTACGAATACAGCCTCAACAAATCATGAAACACAGTCactatttacaataacaataccGTCTGACGTGACCCGAAAACAGACAGATGTTCCCATTTCAACTACGTATGAACGTTCAACTTCACAAAAAGAAACCACTGAATTATTATCATCGACAGAACCATCAACATGGAAACCAAAGCCAACAGAATTTGACTTAacgacattaataaataaagaaacaactGTACAGCCTTCTATACCAACTGCCTCGCATGAAATCACAACAACAGAATCTTCAATGAGTACTGCAAGAGCTACAAGAGTGACAAGTTCTACAATTAAACTTAACGAAACGAGTACAGAAAATCTGACTAGTAAAGTACCTTTATCAAGTACGACTGAATCATCTATATTTTCATCTAATACTGATTTCTTATTAACATCGACTTCTCTAAGCGATATATCCACATCGATAAGTGATACAACAAATTATCCAAGCACAAAAGAAAGAGTAATAACTGAGCAGACAACTAAAATCAAGCCTACAACTAATTTAATAACTACTTCACCAACTGAGCATATAACAAGCAGTCACACTGCAACAGTTATATCAGAAACATCAACAGGAATAAATACTAGAGAGACGGAAATAGCTGTAGTAACAACGGAACAAACTTTACCAGTTAAAATAACAACCCCTGCAAATGAACTAAGTACAAAAACTGACTCAACTCCCTCTATTACCTTGCCATCTTTAAAGACAAGTACAGGTACTCATGCGACTGAGGAAATGATTACAAATAAGTTAACAACTGCATTTATAGCACCACCAACAGTCCCAtcaataattgtaactacaCCATCAACGACAGAATTATATAGTACGAATACTGAATTAACTATAGAAACGGTAACAGAACCACACGTGACAAATACCACCACGCCCTCATCAAAATACACTACAGAGTATAATTTACCATCTACACCACATACCTTAGTGCCTACAACTTCTAAAAAACCAGacaatgaaatacaaattactACAAAAATAGATTCAACAGTACAAGTAACATCGACGGAAAAAAGTGTAACAAGTACAGAAAGTTCCTCGACTGGAATTTCAACTAATGCAATAACAGAACTATCAAGTACTGGCACAACGCAAGAAAGCAGTTCATCGAAACCTTCGACCTCAGCAAACactgatattgatattttaacaaCTATAAGACCTGTAATAAAGACTACGGAACAACTTATAACTGAATCTACTGCCATGCCAAAAACCATAGTAACTGAAGATATAGATATATCTGGCACAACCGCAGAACCTCATGAAACACCTATAATTTTTTCAACCACACTTCCTCCCGTAACGCCAGCTGTAACGCCCGAGCTACTGACGACAAGCACGGGATATAATTTACCATCAAAATCTGTAACAGATACATCTGTAACTGATACCTTTGAATATCCAACAACAGCAAGCGTTGACAATGATATTTTAACAACTATAAGACCTATAATAAAGACTACGGAACAACTTATAACTGAATCTACTGACATGCCAAAAACCATAGTAACTGAAGATATGGATATATCTGGCACAACCTCAGAACCTCATGAAACacctataatattttcaacGGCACTTCCTCCGTTAACGACAGCTGTAACGCGCGAGCTACTGACGACAAGCACGGGATATAATTTACCATCAAAATCTGTAACAGATACATCTGTAACTGATACCTTTGAATATCCAACAACAGCAAGCGTTGACAATGATATTTTAACAACTATAAGACCTATAATAAAGACTACGGAACAACTTATAACTGAATCTACTGACATGCCAAAAACCATAGTAACTGAAGATATGGATATATCTGGCACAACCTCAGAACCTCATGAAACacctataatattttcaactgCACTTCCTCCGTTAACGACAGCTGTAACGCCCAAGCTACTAACGACAAGCACGGGACATAATTTACCATCAAAATCTGTAACAGATACATCTGTAACTGATACCTTTGAATATCCAACAACAGCAAGCGTTGACAATGATATTTTAACAACTATAAGACCTATAATAAAGACTACGGAACAACTTATAACTGAATCTACTGACATGCCAAAAACCATAGTAACTGAAGATATAGATATATCTGGCACAACCTCAGAACCTCATGAAACacctataatattttcaacGGCACTTCCTCCGTTAACGACAGCTGTAACGCCCAAGCTACTAACGACAAGCACGGGACATAATTTACCATCAAAATCTGTAACAGATACATCTGTAACTGATACCTTTGAATATCCAACAACAGCAAGCGTTGACAATGATATTTTAACAACTATAAGACCTATAATAAAGACTACGGAACAACTTATAACTGAATCTACTGACATGCCAAAAACCATAGTAACTGAAGATATAGATATATCTGGCACAACCGCAGAACCTCATGAAACACCTATAATTTTTTCAACTGCACTTCCTCCGTTAACGACAGCTGTAACGCCCGAGCTACTAACGACAAGCACGGGACATAATTTACCATCAAAATCTGTAACAGATACATCTGTAACTGATACCTTTGAATATCCAACAACAGCAAgtgttgataattatatttctactaTAAGGCCTATTATAAAGACAACCGAGTTACTTATCACTGAGTCTACTAAAGCGCCTCAAACCACATTAACTAAAGGCATCGATATATCTAGCACTACATTAGAACCACATGAAACAACGCCCAAATCAGCTGTAACATATGAGCCACCTATAACAAGCTCAGAACATTTGACCAATGCCCCAATAATTACTAATCAAACTTTGCCATATTTGAGTACAAAACCATCTACAGCTTCGGAATCCGTATCTTCAACTTCAAATGAAATTGATACAACTACACTATCTATTAAATCAACGTTACCTTCAGTATCAACCAAAGTCACGCCAGATTTGGCAATTACCACACCAGAATCATTTTCCACACCAACCATGCTGACAACGAGAGAAAAACAATCAACAGTAACTGAGCTCGTAACGTTTACGTCAAATGCTGATGATTTTTCATCACAAACATCAACTATTACTAGTAGTCCTATAATTACAAAGTTAACGGAAGCAATAactgataataaattaacatcaaCTATACATCCCTTGCCTCCTTTAACTTCTACTGAATCTATCTCAACTATGACACCAGGTTTGTCTACCACACATAAGGGAATGATAACAATGACGACAGAAACAGATCAATCTACAGAATATGTGTCAACTAAAGTGACATCTGAACCAACAGAACAGACTACAGTATTCTTACATTCATCCACATTATTGACAACTCCAACCCATGCTACAATTACATTAACGAACTTAACGACAACTCAAAATTCACTAAGTACAGCTACAGAATCAAGTGCAACCATTAGTCCAAGGGTGACATCTTTGCCTGTGTCACCAGGATCCACACAACATACAGCAACTGAAACACAACCTATTCCAAGTATTACTGCTACAAGTGCATCAATATCTGACATAACAAGTACTATTATGAAAGCAACTGAACAAATCATAACGACGTCATCAGGCGCAACTCGTGAAGATACTTCACCTTCAGCCTTAACTACTGGAAAAGGAATAACTGCGACAACTTCTAATGCATATCCTATGACAGACAGCATATCTACGAGTGAAATGGAACCAATTGTGACAAAATGGTCAACAAAAGATTTTTCATTAACAACACGGCTTACACCACCGTCCATAACTTCTGTGCAGCCGGATTTGACAACTAAGCGAGAAAAGTTTATAACAACACCATCGACAATGAAAACAGAACCTGCCAAAACAACGACGAATCCATACACGGAAAAAGTATCAACTTACACAACGCCTGTGTCAACTTTTGTTACCGAGCTAACCGAAATATCATCTAGTACAATATTGCCGCAAactgaaataaacaaaagcacGACACCGTCTATTTCAACAACAATAATTACTGAATCAACATCAAGTGAAGAAACACCAAAGATATCGACGTATACGATCATTGACACTACGGCACCAATCGAAAAAATGGAAACTACTACAAACTCGTATACACTACATACATCTACGATGAAAGGTGAATCGAGTACATCAAGTTCCTCGGCTGAATCTTCAACTATAGCGATAACGGAAAAATCTAGTACAAATACGACACAAGAAACCAGTACATCTGAATCTCCTACAACAGCTAGCCTTAATATTGACATTTCAACAGCAAAAAGCCCTGAAACAAAAACAACACAGCTACTTACGAGTGAATCTATTACAATCACCGAAGATACATCTAACCCAACATCAGAACCCCATGAACCAACAATAAGTATTTCAACCTCACTGCCTACGTCATCATCAGCTATAACATATGAGCCACTTATAACTAGTACGGAACATTCGACTAATTTACCAATAATTACTAAACAAACTTTACCATCTTTGTATACAAGACTATCTACAACATCGGAAACTGTAACATCAACGCCAAGTGAGTTTGATACAACTACACTATCTATTAAATCTACTTTACCTTCAGTATCAACCAAAGTCACGCCAGATTTGGCAATTACCACACCAGAATCATTTTCCACACCAACCATGCTGACAACGAGAGAAAAACAATCAACAGTAACAGAGCCTGTAACGTTTACTtcaaatactgataatttttcaTCACCAACAACACCATTTACTACTAGTCCTATAATAACAATACTAACAGAAACAACACAGCGTGATAATGAATTACCCTCAACATTGCGGCCCCTGCTGCCTATTACTTCTACTAAATCTACTTCAGAAAGTACACCGGGCTTGTCTACCATAAGTAAGGAAGCAATAACAATGACGCCAGAATCTACAGCATATGTGTCAACTGATGCGGCATTTGGACCAACAGAACAGACAACAGTATTACATTCATCCACATTATTAACAACTCCGACCGATTCTACAATTACATCAATGGACTCAACAACAACCCAAAATTCACTAAGTACAGCTTCAGAATCAAGTGCATCTATTAACATAGACTTAACAACATATTTGCCTGATACACCCACACAGCAAACTACAACTGAAACACAACCTAAAACTATTATGACGACCACTACATCGATTGCAACTAGTACACCGGTGGCTTCATCAACTGGATCTGAAATAACTGTGACAAGTACGACTAAAATCGAACCGACCGCTAATGAAATGACGACAAAAGAAACAACAACAGAATTCGCAATGACATTACCTAGTTCCACTACAACGATTTCTGAGCCTACTGTAACAA
- the LOC113391898 gene encoding chondroitin proteoglycan-2-like has protein sequence MRVSFFILGVVALVYGRPQDIEPNNLITDERCSSAKTHHLLPHEYDCTKFYYCENGLRHKVPSNCAPGTEFSYDEQVCTHPILAKCSLSGLPTTPQSTCPTCPPGDATTPTPTPTTVAPTTSSPGITLPNGCPADFEVHVLLAHETYCDKFYFCVRGEKIERECANGTYFNYENQICDWAENVECSGSSGSGGGSVVDGGDGGVNDGGSAGGGGGTLPNACPADFNIHKLLPHENNCAKFYYCVHGKKVERDCAPGTHFSPTLQVCTWPRDAGCEAGSGDNGSGGGGSGGGGDGGSGGGDGGDGGGGGGGGGGGTLTNGCPADFDIHKLLPHENDCTKFYYCVHGNTVERNCAPGTHFSPTLQVCTWPQDAGCEAGSGGGGGGGGGGGGEGGGGGE, from the exons ATGAGag taagCTTTTTCATTCTGGGCGTCGTAGCTCTCGTCTACGGCAGACCCCAGGATATTGAACCAAATAACCTAATAACTGATGAAAGATGCTCTTCAGCTAAAACCCATCACTTATTACCCCACGAATACGACTGTACCAAGTTTTACTACTGTGAAAATGGACTTAGACACAAAGTACCAAGTAATTGTGCTCCTGGAACGGAATTCTCGTACGATGAACAA GTGTGCACCCATCCCATATTAGCGAAGTGTTCCCTATCAGGACTACCGACAACTCCTCAGAGTACCTGTCCAACTTGTCCACCAGGTGATGCGACAACACCAACACCAACTCCGACAACCGTAGCACCAACAACTTCAAGCCCCGGAATAACTTTACCCAATGGTTGTCCCGCTGACTTCGAAGTTCACGTACTATTGGCTCATGAGACGTACTGCGATAAGTTCTACTTCTGCGTCCGCGGAGAAAAAATTGAAAGGGAATGCGCAAACGGCACATACTTTAATTATGAGAATCAA ATATGCGATTGGGCAGAAAACGTAGAATGTTCAGGTAGTAGCGGAAGTGGAGGTGGCAGTGTTGTAGACGGTGGGGATGGTGGCGTAAACGACGGAGGCAGTGCTGGAGGAGGTGGTGGTACACTTCCAAATGCTTGTCCTGCTGACTTCAATATACATAAACTGTTGCCACATGAGAACAACTGCGCCAAGTTCTACTATTGCGTACATGGAAAAAAAGTAGAGAGAGACTGTGCACCAGGAACTCACTTCAGCCCAACTCTTCAG GTTTGCACATGGCCACGAGACGCTGGATGCGAAGCTGGTAGCGGAGATAATGGCAGTGGAGGAGGTGGAAGTGGTGGTGGTGGAGACGGAGGCAGCGGTGGAGGTGATGGTGGAGACGGAGGAGGTGGAGGCGGCGGTGGAGGTGGCGGTACACTTACAAATGGGTGTCCTGCTGACTTCGATATCCATAAACTATTGCCACATGAAAACGACTGCACTAAGTTCTACTATTGCGTACATGGAAATACAGTAGAGAGGAACTGTGCACCAGGAACTCACTTCAGCCCAACTCTTCAG GTTTGCACATGGCCACAAGATGCTGGATGTGAAGCTGGCAGTGGAGGCGGAGGCGGCGGTGGTGGAGGTGGTGGAGGTGAAGGAGGCGGCGGTGGTGAA
- the LOC135194210 gene encoding serine-aspartate repeat-containing protein I-like has translation MEAAVAKEAAVAKEAAVAKEAAVAKEAAVAKEEAEEEAAVEATEAVVEKEAAVEKEEAEEEAAVEATEAVVEKEAAVEKEEAEAKEVVEATEAVVAKEAVVEKEAAEAEEVVEAKEAAVVKEKVEAKEAVVVKEEAKEAAVVKEEAEEEVAVEAKEAVEAKEAVVAKEAAVVKEAAVAKEEAEEEAVVEAKEAVVAKEAAEEEAVVEAKEAVVVKEAAVAKEEAEEEAVVEAKEAVVAKEAAVVKAEAVVKEAAVVKEAAVVKEEAEEEAVVEAKEAVVAKEAVVAKEAAVVKAEAVVKEAAVVKEAAVVKEAAVVKEAAVVKEAAVAKEEAEEEAAVEEEVAVEEVAEEEEEAAEEEEVVEEVEVEVEEEEVEEEMEW, from the exons ATGGAGGCGGCGGTGGCGAAGGAGGCGGCGGTGGCGAAGGAGGCGGCGGTGGCGAAGGAGGCGGCGGTGGCGAAGGAGGCGGCGGTggcgaaggaggaggcggaggagGAGGCGGCGGTGGAGGCGACGGAGGCGGTGGTGGAGAAGGAGGCGGCGGTGgagaaggaggaggcggaggagGAGGCGGCGGTGGAGGCGACGGAGGCGGTGGTGGAGAAGGAGGCGGCGGTGgagaaggaggaggcggaggcGAAGGAGGTGGTGGAGGCGACGGAGGCGGTGGTGGCGAAGGAGGCGGTGGTGGAGAAGGAGGCGGCGGAGGCGGAGGAGGTGGTGGAGGCGAAGGAGGCGGCGGTGGTGAAGGAGAAGGTGGAGGCGAAGGAGGCGGTGGTGGTGAAGGAGGAGGCGAAGGAGGCGGCGGTGgtgaaggaggaggcggaggagGAGGTGGCGGTGGAGGCGAAGGAGGCGGTGGAGGCGAAGGAGGCGGTGGTGGCGAAGGAGGCGGCAGTGGTGAAGGAGGCGGCGGTggcgaaggaggaggcggaggagGAGGCGGTGGTGGAGGCGAAGGAGGCGGTGGTGGCGAAGGAGGCGGCGGAGGAGGAGGCGGTGGTGGAGGCGAAGGAGGCGGTAGTGGTGAAGGAGGCGGCGGTggcgaaggaggaggcggaggagGAGGCGGTGGTGGAGGCGAAGGAGGCGGTGGTGGCGAAGGAGGCGGCAGTGGTGAAGGCGGAGGCGGTGGTGAAGGAGGCGGCGGTGGTGAAGGAGGCGGCGGTGgtgaaggaggaggcggaggagGAGGCGGTGGTGGAGGCGAAGGAGGCGGTGGTGGCGAAGGAGGCGGTGGTGGCGAAGGAGGCGGCAGTGGTGAAGGCGGAGGCGGTGGTGAAGGAGGCGGCGGTGGTGAAGGAGGCGGCGGTGGTGAAGGAGGCGGCGGTGGTGAAGGAGGCGGCGGTGGTGAAGGAGGCGGCGGTggcgaaggaggaggcggaggagGAGGCGGCGGTGGAGGAGGAGGTGGCGGTGGAGGAGGTGGcggaggaggaggaggaggcGGCGGAGGAGGAGGAGGTGGTGGAGGAGGTGGAGGTGGAGGTGGAGGAGGAGGAGGTGGAGGAGGAGATGGAG TGGTGA
- the LOC113391840 gene encoding E3 ubiquitin-protein ligase RNF113A, with translation MNPNITLQIILFTNRNRSRYIIELFITKTKYSVIKMSDIEVEVPTTFKKRNLKKRGGRKRKTSSSEEKNSSDSDEPTVVLPTKRPQKANPNVQTTGGEKKQRIILDDANSNDEESHKPTTTLSVLQQRENATATYEMDTEKDKDAQAIFEKSQKINEELQGQADDKVYRGINNYAQYYKKQDTAVGNASSGFVRKGPIRAPANLRSTVRWDYQPDICKDYKETGFCGFGDSCKFLHDRSDYKHGWQLELEETKPKEGESDYEIDSDDDLPFKCFICRGSFEDPIVTRCKHYFCEKCALQNYKKSTRCFICNAQTSGVFNPAKDLEAKMKARAMDDDDGDGDGDGDDDGDD, from the exons atgAATCCGAACATAaccttacaaattattttatttacaaacagaaATAGAAGTAGGTACATAATTGAATTGTTTATAACTAAGACAAAATATTCTGTGATAAAAATGTCTGATATCGAAGTTGAGGTACCGACAACGTTTAAGAAACGAAATTTAAAGAAAAGAGGTGGCAGAAAACGAAAAACTTCTAGTTCAGAGG AAAAAAACAGCTCAGATTCCGATGAACCAACCGTTGTTTTACCAACTAAGAGGCCTCAGAAAGCAAATCCAAATGTTCAAACAACCGGAGGAGAGAAGAAACAACGAATAATATTAGATGATGCTAACAGTAATGATGAAGAATCC CATAAACCAACAACAACACTGTCAGTGTTACAACAACGGGAAAATGCTACGGCTACATATGAAATGGACACAGAGAAAGACAAAGATGCTCAAGCGATATTCGAGAAATCACAGAAAATAAACGAAGAGTTACAAGGCCAAGCTGATGATAAG gtATACCGaggtattaataattatgcccaatattataaaaaacaagatACAGCGGTCGGCAACGCAAGTTCCGGTTTTGTGAGGAAGGGTCCTATTAGGGCTCCGGCCAATTTAAGATCTACTGTCAG ATGGGATTATCAACCGGATATATGCAAAGATTATAAGGAGACGGGTTTCTGTGGTTTCGGAG attCTTGTAAGTTCTTACACGACAGATCAGATTACAAGCACGGATGGCAATTGGAGTTGGAGGAAACCAAACCGAAAGAAGGGGAGTCCGACTATGAAATAGACAGTGACGATGATCTGCcgttcaaatgttttatatgtaggGGTAGCTTCGAAGATCCCATTGTGACGAG atgtAAACACTATTTTTGTGAGAAATGTGCGCTTCAAAACTATAAGAAATCAACGCGGTGTTTTATTTGCAACGCCCAAACGAGTGGTGTCTTTAATCCGGCGAAGGACCTCGAAGCTAAAATGAAAGCACGTGCtatggatgatgatgatggtgatggtgATGGCGATGGtgatgacgatggtgatgactga